The following proteins are encoded in a genomic region of Bubalus kerabau isolate K-KA32 ecotype Philippines breed swamp buffalo chromosome 15, PCC_UOA_SB_1v2, whole genome shotgun sequence:
- the SLN gene encoding sarcolipin: MGSACVWWPWKALPRAQKSRQPGRQAEVGAQVGEREEKPSAAQCVLDSIQEVRTSRRSLVCPQKFAFSSHQATLRMERSTRELCLNFTVVLITVILIWLLVRSYQY, encoded by the exons ATGGGTAGTGCGTGCGTCTGGTGGCCTTGGAAG GCCCTGCCCAGAGCCCAGAAGTCCAGACAGCCTGGGAGACAAGCAGAAGTTGGAGCCCAagttggagagagagaggagaaacctTCTGCAGCCCAGTGTGTCCTTGACTCTATTCAG GAGGTAAGGACAAGCAGGAGGTCTTTGGTGTGCCCTCAGAAGTTTGCCTTCAGTTCTCACCAAGCCACTCTGAGAATGGAACGATCCACCCGGGAGCTGTGTCTCAACTTCACCGTTGTCCTGATTACAGTCATCCTTATATGGCTCCTTGTGAGGTCCTATCAGTACTGA